The following are encoded in a window of Gramella sp. MT6 genomic DNA:
- a CDS encoding dipeptide epimerase — protein sequence MEIEYKSFDLELKNTFTISHGSRDFQPTLIVKISDSGYTGYGEAAATVYYGVTVEKMIASIRSVEPILKENIHHSPEEIWELTFPHLNGNPFAQCALDMAIHDLHGKRNEKPLYELWGLNQNNIPLTNYTIGIDSVENMVRKMQEFPWPLYKIKLGTNEDVKIIKELRKHSDAVFRVDANAGWDVDQALENINAFKDLNVEFIEQPLHPEDLSGMEVLYKKSRLPLIADESCIIESDVEKCKPYFHGVNIKLTKCAGITPGKRMIYKARELGMKVMVGCMTESTIGISAIAQLAPLLDYVDMDGPMLLKNDIADGVKIYDEKVHFPDRNGTGAQLLN from the coding sequence ATGGAAATAGAATATAAATCATTTGATCTTGAACTGAAAAACACCTTCACCATAAGTCATGGTTCGCGTGATTTTCAGCCTACGCTTATTGTTAAGATATCAGATTCCGGTTACACTGGATATGGAGAAGCTGCGGCTACGGTCTACTATGGCGTAACTGTCGAGAAAATGATTGCTTCTATAAGATCTGTTGAGCCGATCCTTAAAGAAAATATTCATCATTCTCCCGAGGAGATCTGGGAGCTTACATTTCCGCATTTAAATGGTAATCCTTTTGCGCAATGCGCTTTGGATATGGCAATCCATGATCTTCATGGAAAACGCAATGAAAAGCCCCTTTATGAATTATGGGGCCTAAACCAGAACAATATTCCGCTTACTAATTATACCATTGGTATAGATTCCGTGGAAAATATGGTTCGCAAAATGCAGGAATTTCCCTGGCCGTTATATAAGATCAAACTGGGAACTAATGAAGATGTAAAGATCATTAAAGAACTTCGGAAACATAGCGATGCGGTTTTCAGGGTTGACGCCAATGCCGGATGGGATGTGGATCAGGCTTTAGAAAACATAAATGCTTTTAAGGATCTAAATGTTGAATTTATTGAGCAGCCACTGCATCCTGAAGATCTTTCGGGAATGGAAGTACTTTATAAAAAATCCCGGTTACCTCTAATTGCAGATGAAAGTTGTATTATTGAAAGCGATGTGGAAAAATGTAAGCCTTATTTCCATGGGGTAAACATCAAACTCACTAAATGTGCAGGTATTACTCCCGGAAAGAGGATGATCTATAAAGCAAGAGAACTTGGCATGAAGGTGATGGTTGGTTGTATGACCGAGTCTACTATCGGAATTTCTGCGATCGCCCAGCTTGCTCCACTTTTAGATTATGTGGATATGGACGGACCTATGTTGCTGAAAAATGATATCGCAGACGGAGTAAAGATCTACGATGAAAAGGTGCATTTTCCAGATCGGAATGGTACCGGAGCTCAATTATTGAACTAG
- a CDS encoding SH3 domain-containing protein, protein MKLKAFLAITVFALVSCNDKPDEKEEINESEMIIAEVREEYAPDKRVALFDVEAIKKDDSYVLRGESNLPDAVNDLKQKLKAENLEFTDSIRMLPDNEGLEGKTMGVVKISVANLRDEPKHSAQLVTQATLGMPLKVYKKDGGWFYVQTPDGYLGWVDYGGLSSKTPQEFSQWKSAEKLIYLEPFGNSYENADSDAQSVSDLVAGDILELLSEENGFYKVKYPDGREAFIEKSEARPYLDWLSSLDMEKEDLVETSKRLMGLPYLWGGTSPKGVDCSGFTKTVFFLNGMVIPRDASQQVHTGIQVDSTRNFENLIPGDLLFFGRPATDSTSERVIHVGMWIGDNKFIHSMGDVHISNMDTEAEDFDEYNYNRYLRTKRVLNQEDNGLIYLKEKDIFIDEDASEELKG, encoded by the coding sequence ATGAAATTGAAAGCATTTTTAGCAATCACGGTTTTTGCGCTGGTAAGCTGTAATGATAAACCAGATGAAAAGGAAGAGATCAATGAATCTGAAATGATCATAGCTGAGGTTCGTGAGGAATATGCTCCAGATAAGCGTGTCGCTCTTTTTGATGTTGAAGCCATAAAAAAGGATGATTCTTATGTTCTTAGAGGAGAATCAAACCTTCCTGATGCAGTGAATGATCTTAAACAAAAGTTGAAAGCTGAGAATCTCGAATTTACAGATAGTATCAGGATGTTGCCAGATAACGAAGGATTGGAAGGTAAGACTATGGGAGTGGTTAAGATATCGGTGGCAAATTTGAGGGATGAACCTAAACACTCCGCACAGTTGGTCACTCAGGCTACTTTAGGAATGCCTTTAAAAGTTTACAAAAAAGATGGGGGCTGGTTTTATGTACAAACTCCTGATGGTTATCTTGGCTGGGTTGATTACGGTGGACTTTCAAGTAAAACTCCGCAAGAATTTTCTCAATGGAAGTCGGCTGAAAAACTTATTTACCTCGAACCTTTCGGTAATTCTTATGAAAATGCAGATAGCGATGCTCAGAGTGTATCAGATCTCGTAGCAGGCGACATTTTAGAGCTTTTAAGCGAAGAAAATGGATTTTATAAGGTCAAGTATCCCGATGGGAGAGAAGCTTTTATAGAGAAGTCTGAAGCAAGGCCCTATTTGGATTGGCTTTCTTCTCTTGATATGGAAAAGGAAGACCTGGTAGAAACTTCTAAGAGATTAATGGGACTGCCATATTTATGGGGAGGAACTTCTCCAAAAGGAGTAGATTGCAGCGGATTCACCAAAACGGTATTTTTCCTTAACGGAATGGTGATCCCTCGTGATGCTTCCCAGCAGGTGCACACTGGTATACAGGTAGACAGCACCAGGAATTTTGAAAATTTGATACCGGGAGATCTTTTGTTCTTTGGAAGACCGGCGACAGATTCTACTTCAGAACGAGTGATCCACGTAGGAATGTGGATAGGGGATAATAAGTTCATTCATTCTATGGGCGATGTTCACATTAGCAACATGGATACTGAGGCTGAAGATTTCGATGAATACAATTACAACCGCTATTTGAGGACAAAACGAGTGTTGAACCAGGAGGATAATGGCCTTATCTATTTAAAAGAGAAGGATATTTTTATCGATGAGGATGCTTCTGAGGAATTAAAAGGCTGA
- a CDS encoding N-acetylmuramoyl-L-alanine amidase — MMNELKRGIFIITAGILISCSSNPYKKTNKVYKKQAKEYSKQLKEFTPEKDKATDTLNYGEYAVGTTNFNLRKPNYVVIHHTAQDSVRQTLNTFTIPRAQVSSHYVISKDGEIYHMLNDYYRAWHGGVGMWGSNTDLNSSSIGIELDNNGADTFTEPQIQSLLDVLEELKKKYNIPAKNFIGHSDIAPSRKVDPNKNFPWKRLAEEGYGLWYDEEAVDSLKLASEFFQEFPEGFEMEPNHNTLPFLDKYIFPQVVPAGFDHAMALKVIGYDVSDLASAVKAFKLHFIQEDYEDPILDEYQLKVLYNLYQKYL, encoded by the coding sequence CCAACCCATATAAGAAAACAAATAAGGTCTATAAAAAACAGGCGAAGGAATACTCCAAACAACTTAAAGAATTTACTCCTGAAAAAGATAAGGCAACAGATACCTTGAATTACGGGGAATATGCCGTAGGAACCACTAATTTCAACCTGAGAAAACCTAATTACGTGGTTATTCACCATACCGCTCAGGACTCGGTAAGGCAAACCTTAAATACTTTTACTATTCCCAGGGCTCAGGTAAGTTCACACTATGTTATTTCGAAAGATGGTGAAATTTACCATATGCTGAATGACTACTATCGCGCCTGGCATGGAGGAGTTGGAATGTGGGGTAGTAATACCGACCTTAATTCAAGCTCGATTGGTATTGAACTGGACAATAACGGAGCAGATACTTTTACCGAGCCACAAATTCAAAGTCTTTTAGACGTATTAGAAGAGCTGAAGAAAAAATATAATATTCCTGCGAAGAACTTTATAGGCCATTCAGATATCGCTCCCAGCAGAAAAGTAGATCCTAATAAGAACTTCCCCTGGAAAAGGCTGGCTGAAGAAGGATACGGCTTATGGTATGACGAAGAAGCTGTGGACAGCTTAAAGCTGGCAAGTGAATTTTTTCAAGAATTTCCTGAAGGATTTGAGATGGAACCAAATCATAACACATTGCCATTCCTTGATAAATACATTTTCCCGCAGGTAGTACCCGCAGGATTTGATCATGCCATGGCTTTGAAAGTTATAGGTTATGATGTTTCAGATCTGGCCTCTGCTGTAAAAGCTTTTAAACTGCATTTTATACAGGAAGATTATGAAGATCCTATTCTTGATGAATATCAACTGAAAGTGCTTTATAATTTGTATCAGAAATACCTTTAA